Proteins co-encoded in one Sulfuricystis thermophila genomic window:
- the hisS gene encoding histidine--tRNA ligase: MSQILQAIRGMNDILPPESERWERFEETVRDWLFSYGYRPIRMPLVEPTPLFARAIGAVTDIVEKEMYSFTDALNGEALTLRPEGTASCVRAVLQHNLLYDGPKRLWYMGPMFRHERPQKGRYRQFHQVGVEALGLPGPDIDAEQILMCARLWDDLGLEGIRLEINSLGELEERTRHRADLIAYLEKHIEELDEDGRRRLHTNPLRILDTKNPALQEIVEAAPKLIDYLGKASLEHFEGVQQLLEDAGVPYRVNPRLVRGLDYYNLTVFEWVTDRLGAQGTVCAGGRYDGLIAQLGGKPAPACGFALGIERLMALLEAQGELPEAPAVDVYVVHQGEAAQRLAFRAAEALRDIGCAVITHMGGGSFKSQMKRADASGAQLAVIIGEDEAQKNEASLKPLRVEREQWRVAVDGLADAVNDWLFGADEAINEE, from the coding sequence ATGAGCCAGATCCTGCAAGCCATCCGCGGCATGAACGACATCCTGCCGCCCGAATCCGAGCGCTGGGAGCGCTTCGAGGAGACCGTGCGCGATTGGCTGTTTTCCTACGGCTATCGGCCGATCCGCATGCCGCTCGTCGAGCCCACGCCCCTCTTTGCGCGCGCGATCGGCGCGGTGACCGACATCGTCGAAAAGGAGATGTATTCCTTCACCGACGCGCTCAATGGCGAAGCGCTCACCTTGCGTCCGGAGGGCACCGCCTCTTGCGTACGCGCCGTGCTGCAGCACAATCTTCTTTACGATGGGCCGAAGCGGCTGTGGTACATGGGGCCGATGTTTCGCCACGAGCGACCGCAGAAAGGGCGTTACCGGCAGTTCCATCAGGTCGGTGTGGAAGCCCTCGGCCTGCCTGGCCCCGACATCGATGCCGAGCAGATCCTCATGTGCGCCCGGCTGTGGGACGATCTGGGGCTGGAAGGGATTCGCCTCGAAATCAACTCGCTGGGCGAGCTCGAGGAGCGCACCAGGCATCGCGCCGACCTGATCGCCTATCTCGAAAAGCACATCGAAGAGCTCGACGAGGACGGCCGGCGGCGGCTGCACACCAATCCCTTGCGCATCCTCGATACCAAGAATCCGGCCCTGCAGGAGATCGTCGAAGCGGCGCCGAAGCTGATCGACTATCTCGGCAAAGCCTCGCTCGAGCATTTCGAAGGTGTGCAGCAACTGCTCGAGGATGCCGGGGTTCCCTATCGCGTCAATCCGCGGCTGGTGCGCGGGCTGGACTACTACAATCTCACCGTGTTCGAGTGGGTGACCGACCGGCTCGGCGCGCAGGGCACGGTCTGCGCCGGTGGGCGTTACGACGGCCTGATCGCGCAGCTGGGCGGCAAGCCGGCGCCCGCCTGCGGTTTTGCGCTGGGCATCGAGCGGCTGATGGCCCTGCTCGAAGCGCAGGGCGAACTCCCCGAGGCACCCGCGGTCGATGTCTATGTCGTGCATCAGGGCGAGGCGGCACAGCGGCTGGCCTTCCGCGCCGCGGAAGCCTTGCGCGACATCGGTTGCGCGGTCATCACCCACATGGGTGGCGGCAGTTTCAAGTCACAGATGAAACGCGCCGATGCCTCCGGTGCGCAGTTGGCGGTGATCATCGGCGAGGATGAGGCACAGAAGAACGAAGCGAGCTTGAAACCCTTACGTGTCGAGAGGGAACAATGGCGCGTGGCTGTCGATGGACTCGCGGATGCGGTGAATGACTGGCTCTTCGGTGCGGATGAGGCAATCAACGAGGAATGA
- a CDS encoding tetratricopeptide repeat protein, whose translation MATYDLEEQEQIEELKTWWKMHGTLVTSVVVAFAVAVVGWQVWQWWQRNEAAKAAQLFGNLQQALAQQDVKRVRLLAGELVDKHAGTAYAGMAAMVAGKVLAETGDLKSAQAQYGWAAEHATDQGTRDLARLRQAIVLIEEKSFDEALKLLAVPPTPNLMARFLEVRGDVLAAQGKTKEARSAYEEAIKALEADRQAEGLPPGPYLDILKDKRDAIGVAS comes from the coding sequence ATGGCAACCTACGATCTCGAAGAACAGGAACAGATTGAAGAGCTGAAGACCTGGTGGAAGATGCACGGCACGCTGGTCACCTCGGTGGTGGTCGCGTTCGCGGTCGCCGTGGTCGGCTGGCAGGTCTGGCAATGGTGGCAACGCAACGAGGCCGCCAAGGCCGCGCAGCTATTTGGCAACCTGCAGCAGGCGCTGGCGCAGCAGGATGTGAAACGCGTGCGCCTCCTGGCCGGAGAGCTCGTCGACAAGCATGCGGGCACGGCCTATGCCGGCATGGCGGCGATGGTCGCCGGCAAGGTGCTGGCCGAGACCGGCGATCTGAAATCGGCCCAGGCCCAGTACGGTTGGGCGGCGGAACATGCGACGGATCAGGGTACACGCGATCTCGCGCGACTCAGGCAGGCCATCGTGCTCATCGAAGAGAAATCCTTCGACGAGGCGTTGAAGCTCCTTGCCGTGCCGCCAACGCCGAATTTGATGGCACGCTTCCTGGAAGTACGCGGCGACGTGCTCGCCGCCCAAGGCAAGACTAAAGAGGCTCGCAGCGCCTATGAAGAGGCGATCAAGGCGCTCGAAGCCGACCGTCAGGCCGAGGGTCTGCCGCCCGGACCGTATCTCGACATCCTGAAGGACAAACGCGACGCGATCGGGGTGGCCTCATGA
- the bamB gene encoding outer membrane protein assembly factor BamB has protein sequence MRFSTLLLSCATVLLAGCATISDTVDALNPFSKSAPKSKPAPLPSFQPQAEVIRLWQASIGKAGEYVLTPAVVGESVYAAARDGTLARLDDGRQVWRIETGKVFSGGVGASDRLVVVGTPKGEVLAFHAQDGKLAWQAQVSSEILASPALAGDLVVVRSNDARIFAFDAVDGKRRWVYQRPTPALVLRSTAGVVLIDKAIYAGFPGGKLVAISRSNGAALWEASVALPRGTTELERIADVASDPVVETDTVCAVAYQGRLACFDSDNGRQLWARDISSVAGLDIGHRAIVVSDEKGVLQAFDRTGGATLWKQDKLRLRGVGRPLALGRKVVVGDFEGYLHVLAEDDGSILARQATDGSAIAAAPRRLKGLDDRLVVQTKNGSVLAFSLR, from the coding sequence ATGAGGTTCTCCACACTGCTGTTGTCGTGCGCCACCGTGCTGCTGGCCGGCTGCGCCACCATCAGCGACACCGTCGATGCGTTGAATCCCTTCAGCAAGTCGGCGCCGAAGTCCAAGCCCGCGCCGCTGCCGTCCTTCCAGCCACAGGCCGAGGTCATACGCCTGTGGCAGGCGAGCATCGGCAAGGCCGGGGAATACGTACTGACGCCCGCGGTGGTCGGCGAAAGCGTCTATGCCGCAGCGCGTGACGGCACGCTGGCACGCCTCGACGACGGCCGCCAGGTCTGGCGGATCGAGACGGGCAAGGTATTCTCCGGCGGTGTCGGCGCCAGCGACCGGCTGGTGGTGGTGGGCACGCCGAAAGGGGAGGTGCTTGCCTTCCATGCGCAAGATGGCAAGTTGGCCTGGCAGGCGCAGGTCAGTTCCGAAATCCTTGCCTCCCCGGCATTGGCAGGCGATCTCGTCGTCGTGCGCAGCAACGATGCGCGCATCTTCGCCTTCGATGCGGTCGACGGCAAGCGCCGCTGGGTGTATCAGCGACCGACCCCTGCACTGGTGTTGCGTTCCACGGCTGGCGTCGTGCTGATCGACAAGGCCATCTACGCCGGCTTCCCCGGCGGCAAACTGGTGGCCATTTCCCGCAGCAACGGTGCGGCACTGTGGGAGGCTTCCGTCGCGCTGCCGCGTGGCACGACCGAGCTCGAGCGCATCGCCGATGTCGCCAGCGATCCGGTGGTCGAAACGGATACCGTCTGTGCCGTCGCCTATCAGGGGCGACTGGCTTGTTTCGACAGCGACAACGGCCGGCAGCTCTGGGCGCGCGACATATCTTCGGTGGCCGGCCTCGACATCGGCCATCGGGCCATCGTCGTCAGCGACGAAAAGGGCGTGCTGCAGGCCTTCGATCGTACGGGCGGCGCCACGTTGTGGAAGCAGGACAAGCTGCGCCTGCGCGGTGTAGGCCGCCCGCTCGCCCTGGGCCGCAAGGTCGTGGTCGGCGATTTCGAGGGCTATCTGCACGTGCTCGCCGAGGACGACGGCAGCATCTTGGCGCGTCAGGCTACCGATGGTTCGGCGATCGCCGCCGCGCCACGACGTCTGAAGGGCTTGGATGACAGGCTGGTGGTGCAAACGAAGAATGGCAGCGTGTTGGCGTTTTCCCTGCGGTAA
- the der gene encoding ribosome biogenesis GTPase Der, which yields MIPTLALVGRPNVGKSTLFNRLTRSRAALVADQPGLTRDRHYGHGRLGKRPFLVIDTGGFEPQAKEGIVHEMARQAEAAIAEADALLFIVDVRTGLTPQDKVIAERLRRSGRPVYLVVNKAEGMNRDVVAAEFHELGCGEPYVISAAHGEGVRELLELVLARFPEEGEQIPEEEGPRVAIVGRPNVGKSTLVNTLLGEERMIAFDLPGTTRDAIATPFEKNGRRYTLIDTAGLRRKGKVFEAIEKFSVVKTLQAIEAANVVVLMVDASQDISDQDAHIAGFCCDAGRALVLAVNKWDAVDAYRREQVKQDIQRKLNFLGFARVHYISALKGQGVAGVLQSVDRAYAAAMAKLPTPKLTRVLLEAVRKQAPPRHGNVRPKLRYAHQGGSNPPVVVIHGNALEHVPPAYVRYLEHTFVEAFKLQGTPLRIQFKSSKNPYVDKD from the coding sequence ATGATTCCCACCCTTGCGCTCGTCGGGCGTCCCAACGTCGGCAAATCGACTCTGTTCAACCGTTTGACCCGATCGCGGGCGGCGCTGGTGGCCGACCAGCCGGGCCTGACACGCGACCGCCACTACGGCCATGGCCGGCTCGGCAAACGGCCCTTTCTGGTCATCGATACCGGCGGTTTCGAGCCGCAGGCGAAGGAGGGTATCGTCCATGAAATGGCGCGCCAGGCCGAGGCGGCGATCGCCGAGGCCGATGCGCTGCTGTTCATCGTCGACGTGCGCACGGGCCTCACGCCGCAGGACAAGGTGATCGCCGAGCGGCTGCGCCGTTCGGGGCGCCCTGTGTATCTGGTGGTCAACAAGGCGGAAGGCATGAATCGCGACGTCGTCGCGGCGGAATTCCACGAACTCGGCTGCGGCGAACCCTATGTCATTTCCGCCGCCCATGGCGAAGGAGTGCGTGAACTCCTGGAGCTGGTGCTGGCTCGCTTTCCCGAGGAAGGGGAACAGATTCCCGAGGAGGAAGGGCCGCGCGTGGCGATCGTCGGCCGGCCCAATGTCGGCAAGAGCACGCTCGTCAACACCCTGCTCGGCGAGGAGCGCATGATCGCCTTCGATCTGCCGGGCACGACACGCGATGCGATCGCCACGCCGTTCGAGAAGAATGGCAGGCGCTACACGCTGATCGACACGGCGGGCCTGCGCCGCAAGGGCAAGGTGTTCGAGGCGATCGAGAAATTCTCGGTGGTGAAAACCCTGCAGGCCATCGAGGCGGCGAACGTCGTCGTGCTGATGGTCGATGCCAGCCAGGACATCTCCGACCAGGACGCGCACATCGCCGGTTTCTGCTGTGATGCCGGTCGCGCGCTGGTGTTGGCGGTGAACAAGTGGGATGCCGTCGATGCCTATCGCCGCGAGCAGGTCAAGCAGGACATCCAGCGCAAACTCAACTTCCTTGGCTTTGCACGAGTGCATTACATCTCGGCCCTCAAGGGGCAGGGCGTGGCGGGCGTGTTGCAGTCGGTCGACCGCGCCTACGCCGCGGCGATGGCCAAGCTACCCACGCCGAAACTGACGCGCGTGCTGCTCGAAGCCGTGCGCAAGCAAGCGCCGCCCCGGCATGGCAACGTGCGCCCCAAACTGCGCTATGCCCATCAGGGGGGCAGCAATCCGCCGGTCGTGGTGATCCATGGCAATGCCCTCGAACACGTGCCACCGGCCTACGTGCGCTATCTCGAGCATACTTTCGTCGAGGCGTTCAAACTGCAGGGCACGCCTTTGCGCATCCAGTTCAAGAGCAGCAAGAACCCTTACGTCGATAAAGACTGA
- the fdxA gene encoding ferredoxin FdxA — protein MTYVVTENCIKCKYTDCVDVCPVDCFREGPNFLVIDPDECIDCTLCVPECPAEAIFAEDDVPDDQREFIALNAALAKQWPPIVERKAPLPDADEWRGKPGKKSLLERCG, from the coding sequence ATGACCTATGTGGTGACCGAAAACTGCATCAAATGCAAATACACGGATTGCGTCGATGTCTGCCCGGTCGATTGCTTCCGCGAAGGACCGAATTTCCTCGTCATCGATCCGGATGAGTGCATCGACTGCACCCTGTGTGTGCCGGAATGTCCGGCCGAGGCGATTTTCGCCGAGGACGACGTACCTGACGATCAACGCGAATTCATCGCCTTGAACGCAGCGCTGGCCAAGCAGTGGCCGCCGATCGTCGAACGCAAGGCGCCACTGCCGGATGCAGACGAATGGCGCGGCAAGCCGGGCAAGAAGTCGCTGCTCGAACGCTGCGGCTGA
- the aroC gene encoding chorismate synthase, which yields MPGNTFGTLFSVTSFGESHGPAIGCVVDGCPPGLELSTADIQVELDRRKPGTSRHVTQRREADEVEILSGVFEGRTTGTPIALLIRNTDQRSKDYGEIARSFRPGHADYTYWQKYGIRDYRGGGRSSARETAVRVAAGAIAKKWLRERYGVTIRGWMSQLGPIEIPFVDAVEIDRNPFFAPNAAIVPELEAYMDRLRKAGDSVGAKIEVVATGVPPGWGDPVYDRLDARIAYAMMGINAVKGVEIGAGFRSVAQRGSEHGDELTPQGFLSNHAGGILGGISTGQDVRVSIAIKPTSSIRIPRRSIDIDGQPVMVSTEGRHDPCVGIRATPIAEAMLALVLIDAALHHRAQCADVHCPTAAIPGQAPPAGPDSAC from the coding sequence ATGCCCGGCAATACCTTCGGCACGCTGTTTTCCGTCACCTCTTTCGGCGAGTCGCATGGTCCGGCCATCGGTTGTGTGGTCGACGGCTGCCCCCCGGGGCTCGAACTCTCCACCGCTGATATCCAGGTCGAACTGGATCGCCGCAAGCCCGGCACCTCGCGCCATGTGACGCAACGGCGCGAAGCCGATGAAGTCGAAATTCTCTCCGGCGTCTTCGAAGGCAGGACCACCGGCACGCCGATTGCGCTGCTGATCCGCAACACCGACCAGCGCAGCAAGGACTACGGCGAGATCGCCCGGAGTTTCCGCCCCGGCCATGCCGATTACACCTATTGGCAGAAATACGGCATCCGCGACTACCGTGGCGGTGGGCGTTCCTCGGCCCGCGAGACAGCCGTGCGCGTCGCTGCCGGCGCGATCGCCAAGAAATGGCTGCGCGAACGTTACGGTGTGACGATCCGCGGCTGGATGAGCCAGTTGGGGCCGATCGAGATTCCGTTCGTCGATGCCGTGGAGATCGATCGTAATCCTTTCTTTGCGCCGAACGCTGCGATCGTGCCGGAGCTCGAGGCTTACATGGATCGACTGCGCAAGGCAGGCGATTCGGTCGGTGCGAAGATCGAGGTCGTGGCCACCGGCGTGCCGCCGGGCTGGGGTGATCCGGTCTATGACCGGCTCGATGCACGGATCGCCTATGCGATGATGGGTATCAATGCGGTCAAGGGGGTGGAAATCGGCGCCGGCTTCCGTAGCGTTGCCCAGCGCGGCAGCGAGCATGGCGACGAGCTGACGCCACAGGGGTTCCTCTCCAATCACGCCGGTGGCATCCTGGGCGGCATTTCCACCGGCCAGGACGTGCGCGTCTCCATCGCCATCAAGCCGACCTCGAGCATCCGTATTCCGCGCCGCTCGATCGACATCGACGGCCAGCCGGTGATGGTGTCTACCGAAGGGCGTCATGATCCCTGTGTCGGTATCCGTGCCACGCCGATCGCCGAGGCGATGCTCGCGCTGGTGCTGATCGATGCCGCTCTGCATCACCGGGCGCAGTGTGCCGATGTGCACTGTCCGACTGCCGCGATTCCCGGCCAGGCGCCACCGGCTGGACCGGACTCGGCCTGTTAG
- a CDS encoding YdcH family protein, with protein MHVDHHDLYSEFPELRDAIDTLKAESGFFAALFARYNRLTGKVEDLEEHDMPVADFTLEDLKKARLKLKDEIYQLLMAYRIGQKHCA; from the coding sequence ATGCACGTCGACCATCACGATCTCTACAGCGAGTTTCCGGAACTGCGCGACGCCATCGACACGCTGAAGGCCGAGAGCGGTTTCTTCGCCGCCCTTTTCGCCCGCTACAACCGCCTGACCGGCAAGGTCGAGGATCTCGAGGAGCATGACATGCCGGTTGCCGACTTCACCCTCGAAGACTTGAAGAAGGCGCGCCTCAAGCTCAAGGACGAGATCTATCAATTGCTGATGGCTTACCGCATCGGTCAGAAACACTGCGCTTGA
- a CDS encoding MFS transporter — translation MTTGQHGQSPEPNRRQLTRLAVWYLFYFAFVGAFAPYFTLYLQDAGLSASEIGVLMSVPQVMRLVAPNLWGWLADHLGVRAAVVKFAAFGALIGFTGFFLSRDLLVLFAAMALVWFFWSAALPLVEAMTLDRLAGQAERYGSIRLWGSIGFIASVLGLGALLDHLPIGAVLWACFAILASVLASAMMLEETKLGVRGTAPPIGARLRRPAVMALLAACFFMSVAHGPLYVFFSIHLVAHGYDKLSVGMFWSLGVIAEIVVFMNMPRLMGHVSLRAILLASFALAVLRFLLIGWAADHPVALLFAQLLHGATFGAYHAAAMAVLIRWFEPAQQARVQGVYGSISFGAGGMVGGLLSGQAWDPLGAGMTYTLGALFAACGWLLIWRGLSAQSLTTR, via the coding sequence TTGACTACAGGCCAGCACGGCCAGTCACCCGAGCCAAACCGCCGGCAGCTCACGCGGCTGGCCGTTTGGTATTTGTTTTATTTCGCCTTCGTCGGGGCGTTTGCGCCGTATTTCACACTCTATCTCCAGGACGCCGGTCTGTCGGCCAGCGAGATCGGCGTGTTGATGTCCGTTCCGCAGGTGATGCGCCTCGTGGCACCGAATCTCTGGGGATGGCTTGCCGACCACCTCGGCGTACGCGCCGCGGTGGTCAAGTTCGCCGCGTTCGGGGCACTCATCGGTTTCACTGGTTTCTTCCTGTCTCGCGATCTACTCGTGCTGTTCGCCGCGATGGCGCTCGTCTGGTTCTTCTGGAGCGCCGCATTGCCGCTCGTCGAGGCGATGACCCTCGACCGGCTCGCTGGGCAGGCCGAGCGTTACGGTAGCATCCGCTTGTGGGGTTCGATCGGTTTCATCGCCAGCGTACTCGGGCTGGGCGCACTGCTCGATCACCTGCCGATCGGCGCGGTCCTCTGGGCCTGTTTCGCGATCCTTGCCAGCGTGCTGGCCAGCGCCATGATGCTCGAAGAAACGAAACTCGGCGTTCGTGGCACGGCACCCCCGATTGGCGCGCGCTTGCGTCGGCCTGCGGTGATGGCGCTCCTGGCCGCGTGCTTTTTCATGTCGGTCGCGCATGGCCCACTCTATGTGTTCTTCTCGATCCATCTCGTCGCGCATGGCTACGACAAGCTATCGGTCGGGATGTTCTGGTCGCTCGGCGTGATCGCCGAGATCGTCGTCTTCATGAACATGCCACGGCTGATGGGCCATGTTTCGCTGCGTGCCATCCTGCTGGCGAGTTTTGCGTTGGCCGTGCTGCGCTTCCTGCTGATCGGCTGGGCGGCGGATCATCCCGTGGCGCTGCTGTTTGCCCAACTGCTTCATGGTGCGACCTTCGGCGCCTATCACGCTGCAGCGATGGCGGTGCTGATCCGCTGGTTCGAACCTGCCCAGCAGGCGCGCGTCCAGGGCGTTTATGGCAGTATTTCGTTCGGTGCCGGCGGCATGGTGGGCGGCCTGCTCAGCGGCCAGGCATGGGACCCCCTCGGCGCCGGCATGACCTATACGCTCGGGGCGCTATTTGCCGCCTGCGGCTGGCTGTTGATCTGGCGTGGCTTGTCAGCGCAATCACTCACAACGCGTTGA
- a CDS encoding M48 family metallopeptidase: protein MMGTKKRFLMAGVFSLLLAGCSTVPVTGRSQLLMVSEQQELRMGLTSFREILEKEKLNTDPLVNERVQRIGRRIAAATGRTDYQWEFKVIENDKTVNAFCLPGGKVAVYTGLLPVAQDDAGLAAVIAHEVAHAIARHGGERLSQEMVVAGLTAATVMATSDSSRRDLYAGLLGAGAAVGFLLPYSRLHESEADRMGLIYMAKAGYDPRAALALWQRMAAQAKGKSKPPEWLSTHPADETRIRQIERWLPEALSHYHPGMN from the coding sequence ATGATGGGCACGAAGAAACGCTTTCTGATGGCAGGGGTTTTTTCACTCCTGCTTGCTGGGTGCAGCACCGTACCGGTCACCGGCCGCTCGCAATTGCTGATGGTTTCGGAACAGCAGGAGCTCCGCATGGGGCTGACGAGCTTCAGGGAGATCCTCGAAAAGGAAAAGCTCAACACCGATCCGCTCGTCAACGAACGCGTGCAGCGCATCGGCCGCCGCATCGCCGCCGCGACCGGGCGCACGGATTACCAGTGGGAATTCAAGGTGATCGAGAACGACAAGACCGTCAACGCCTTCTGTCTGCCCGGCGGCAAGGTCGCCGTTTATACCGGCCTGCTGCCGGTGGCGCAGGACGATGCTGGTCTCGCGGCGGTGATCGCGCACGAAGTCGCCCATGCGATTGCACGCCACGGCGGGGAGCGACTCAGCCAGGAAATGGTGGTCGCTGGACTGACCGCCGCCACGGTGATGGCCACCAGCGATTCGTCGCGCCGCGATCTCTATGCTGGTTTGCTCGGCGCAGGTGCGGCGGTCGGTTTCCTGCTCCCCTATTCACGCTTGCACGAATCCGAGGCCGACCGCATGGGGCTGATCTACATGGCCAAGGCGGGCTACGATCCGCGTGCCGCGCTCGCGTTGTGGCAGCGCATGGCGGCGCAGGCGAAAGGAAAGTCGAAGCCTCCGGAATGGCTTTCGACCCATCCGGCAGACGAAACGCGCATCAGGCAGATCGAGCGCTGGTTGCCAGAGGCTTTGAGCCATTACCATCCGGGCATGAATTGA
- a CDS encoding entericidin A/B family lipoprotein, whose amino-acid sequence MKKLLGLFAIAVFLVGCNTVQGIGKDIEKGGEAIQRAVK is encoded by the coding sequence ATGAAGAAATTGCTTGGTTTGTTCGCCATCGCCGTATTCCTCGTCGGTTGCAACACCGTCCAGGGTATCGGCAAGGATATCGAGAAGGGTGGCGAAGCGATTCAAAGAGCCGTCAAGTAA
- the leuB gene encoding 3-isopropylmalate dehydrogenase: MKILVLPGDGIGPEITAETVRVLKALDLKFEMEEALLGGCAVDATGDPYPEATRKLAREADAVLLGAVGGPKWDSNPREQRPERGLLGIRKDLGLFANLRPAVLYPELANASTLKPEIVSGLDILIVRELTGDIYFGQPRGIEVRNGERVGFNTMIYSESEIRRIARVAFEAARKRNKKVCSIDKMNVLECTQLWRDVVTETARDYPDVELSHMLVDNAAMQLVKNPKQFDVMVTGNMFGDILSDEASMLTGSIGMLPSASLDEKNKGLYEPSHGSAPDIAGKGVANPLATILSAAMMLRYTFSNEEAACRIENAVKRVLAQGLRTADIFEPGTRKVGTKEMGDAVLAAL, from the coding sequence ATGAAAATCCTCGTATTGCCCGGTGATGGCATCGGGCCTGAAATCACCGCCGAGACGGTGCGCGTGCTCAAGGCGCTCGACCTGAAATTCGAAATGGAAGAGGCGCTCTTGGGCGGTTGTGCCGTCGATGCGACAGGTGACCCTTATCCCGAGGCGACACGGAAGCTCGCGCGCGAGGCCGATGCCGTGCTGCTCGGCGCCGTCGGCGGGCCAAAATGGGACAGCAATCCGCGCGAACAGCGTCCTGAACGCGGTTTGCTCGGCATCCGCAAGGATCTGGGTCTATTCGCCAATTTGCGGCCGGCCGTGCTTTATCCCGAACTGGCCAACGCATCGACCCTCAAGCCGGAAATCGTGTCCGGGCTCGATATCCTGATCGTGCGTGAACTGACGGGTGACATCTATTTCGGCCAGCCGCGCGGCATCGAAGTGCGCAATGGTGAGCGGGTCGGCTTCAACACGATGATCTATTCGGAAAGCGAAATCCGCCGCATTGCGCGGGTTGCCTTCGAGGCCGCACGCAAACGCAACAAGAAAGTGTGTTCGATCGACAAGATGAACGTGCTCGAATGCACCCAGCTCTGGCGCGACGTGGTCACCGAGACGGCGCGCGACTATCCGGACGTCGAGTTGTCGCACATGCTCGTCGACAATGCCGCGATGCAGCTGGTGAAGAACCCCAAACAATTCGACGTGATGGTCACCGGCAACATGTTCGGCGACATTCTCTCGGACGAGGCCTCGATGCTGACGGGTTCGATCGGCATGCTGCCCTCGGCGTCGCTCGACGAAAAAAACAAGGGGCTCTACGAACCCTCCCACGGTTCGGCGCCGGACATTGCCGGCAAGGGGGTGGCCAACCCGCTGGCGACGATCCTCTCGGCAGCGATGATGTTGCGCTATACGTTCAGTAACGAAGAAGCGGCCTGCCGGATCGAGAATGCGGTGAAGCGGGTGCTGGCCCAGGGGCTGCGCACTGCCGATATCTTCGAGCCGGGCACCCGGAAGGTCGGCACAAAGGAAATGGGCGACGCGGTACTCGCCGCGCTTTGA
- the asd gene encoding aspartate-semialdehyde dehydrogenase: MKKVGLVGWRGMVGSVLMSRMREEGDFALIEPVFFTTSNVGGQGPAEAGGTPLKDAKDITALQQMDVIISCQGGDYTKEVFAPLRAAGWKGYWIDAASTLRMADDAIIILDPVNLDVIKAGLAKGVKNYIGGNCTVSLMLMGLGGLFHHDLVEWVSAMTYQAASGAGAQNMRELLAQMGMLHEAVKEELADPASAILDIDRKVAETMRAPSFPTKNFRGVPLAGSVIPWIDVPVDNGQSKEEWKGGAECNKILGKPPFRSPGSIPIDGICVRVGAMRCHSQGLTIKLKKDVPLDELADIIAKGNDWVKVVANEREMTERELTPAAVTGTLTVPVGRLHKLAMGPEYLGAFTCGDQLLWGAAEPLRRMLRILLA, translated from the coding sequence ATGAAGAAGGTGGGGTTGGTGGGTTGGCGCGGCATGGTTGGCTCGGTGCTGATGAGCCGCATGCGCGAGGAGGGTGATTTCGCCCTGATCGAGCCGGTGTTTTTCACGACGTCCAATGTCGGTGGCCAGGGGCCGGCCGAGGCCGGCGGTACGCCGCTCAAGGATGCCAAGGACATCACGGCACTGCAGCAGATGGACGTGATCATCAGCTGTCAGGGGGGCGATTACACCAAGGAAGTGTTCGCGCCCCTGCGTGCCGCGGGCTGGAAAGGCTACTGGATCGACGCTGCTTCCACCCTGCGCATGGCCGATGATGCGATCATCATTCTCGATCCGGTCAATCTAGACGTCATTAAGGCGGGTCTGGCGAAAGGCGTCAAGAATTACATCGGCGGCAACTGCACGGTCTCACTGATGCTGATGGGGCTGGGGGGCCTGTTCCATCACGATCTCGTCGAATGGGTCTCGGCGATGACCTATCAGGCGGCTTCCGGGGCCGGCGCGCAGAACATGCGCGAGCTTTTGGCGCAGATGGGTATGCTCCATGAGGCGGTGAAGGAGGAGCTCGCCGATCCGGCGTCGGCGATTCTCGACATCGACCGCAAGGTCGCCGAGACGATGCGTGCACCTTCGTTTCCGACCAAGAACTTCCGCGGCGTGCCGCTCGCTGGCAGTGTGATCCCCTGGATCGACGTGCCGGTGGACAACGGCCAATCCAAGGAAGAATGGAAGGGCGGAGCCGAGTGCAACAAGATTCTTGGCAAGCCGCCCTTCCGCAGTCCCGGCAGCATTCCGATCGATGGCATCTGCGTACGTGTCGGCGCGATGCGCTGCCATTCGCAGGGGCTGACCATCAAACTCAAAAAGGATGTGCCGCTCGACGAACTCGCGGACATCATCGCCAAAGGCAACGATTGGGTGAAGGTGGTAGCCAACGAGCGCGAGATGACCGAGCGCGAACTGACTCCGGCGGCGGTGACCGGCACATTGACCGTGCCGGTGGGCCGCCTGCACAAACTGGCGATGGGGCCGGAGTACCTCGGCGCTTTCACTTGCGGCGACCAGCTGCTGTGGGGCGCCGCCGAACCCCTGCGCAGGATGTTGCGAATTTTGCTCGCATAA